From Corynebacterium aquatimens:
CCGATTGCCAGCGCGTCTCTGAAACCGTTGGTGAGCACTATTCCACGCTAGTCCATTCAACGGCTTGCTCGCGTGAAGCTCGCGCGCCCACCGTGGCGAAAACGCACCAGCACGGGGACAATGGGAGATACATGCATCCACCCGCGAGCAAGGAGCACCCATGGCGCACGACAGAGCTGGCCAGTTGGCACAAGAATCGGACCTGATTGACATCGCGGAGGTTGTCGCCGCGTACTACACCCGCGACATTGACGCGTCGAACCCTGACCAGCAAGTGGCGTTCGGCACGTCCGGCCACCGCGGTTCAAGTCTGGACAACGCGTTCAACGAGCAGCACATTCTGGCCACCACCCAAGCGATCGTCGACTACCGCCGCGACAACAACATTGGTGGTCCCATTTACGTCGGCCGCGACACGCACGCGCTCTCAGAGCCAGCGATGATCTCCGCGCTTGAGGTCCTCGTGGCCAATGAGGTGCACGTGCTTGTCGACGATCGGGGGCGCTACACCCCGACCCCCGCCGTGTCGCATGCGATTTTGTCGCACAATGCGTCGTTAAGCGGCGGCGTGACGGGCACGGACCCGAAGCGCGCTGACGGCATCGTGATCACCCCCTCGCACAATCCGCCGCGTGACGGCGGTTTCAAGTACAACCCGCCGTCAGGCGGCCCAGCAGACACGGACGCAACGGACTGGATTGCGGCGCGGGCCAATGACTACCTTGCGAACGCCCTGGAGGGCGTTCGCCGAACGTCGATAAGCGGCGTGCTCGATGACAAGGTGTCGCGCCACCCGTTCATGGACAATTACGTCGCTGACCTGCCAAACGTGGTGGACATTGACGCGATCAAAGCCTCCGGCCTGAAAATCGGTGCCGATCCAATGGGCGGCGCCAGCGTCGACTACTGGGGCGCGATCGCTGAGGCGCATGGGCTGAACCTCACCGTGGTCAACCCCAGCGTGGATGCGACCTGGCGATTCATGACTCTCGACACCGACGGCAAGATCCGCATGGACTGCTCCTCGCCGAACTCCATGGCCAGCCTCGTGCACAACCGTGACAAGTACGACATCGCCACGGGCAACGACGCGGATGCGGACCGCCACGGCATCGTCACCCCGGATGCCGGCCTGATGAACCCGAACCACTACCTGGCTGTTGCCATTGAGTACCTGTTCAGCCACCGCGACGGCTGGGGCGCGGAGACGGCAGTGGGCAAGACGCTGGTGTCGTCGTCGATGATCGACCGCGTCGTGGAGTCGCTCGGCCGCACGCTCGTCGAGGTCCCCGTTGGGTTCAAGTGGTTCGTGCCTGGGCTTATCGACGGCACCATCGGCTTCGGCGGCGAAGAATCCGCTGGTGCATCCTTCCTGCGCAAAGATGGAACCGTGTGGTCCACCGACAAGGACGGCCTGATCATGGACCTGCTGGCCAGCGAGATCACCGCTGTGACCGGTAAGACCCCGTCGCAGCGCTACCGCGAGCTGGAGGAGAAATTCGGCGCGCCGCTCTACGCCCGCACCGACGCCGAGGCGAACCGCGAGCAAAAGGCCATCTTGAAGAAGCTCTCGCCCGAGCAAGTCACCGCGTCCACCCTGGCTGGCGACGACATCACCGCCAAACTCACCGAAGCACCCGGCAACGGCGCCGCCATCGGCGGGTTGAAGGTGACAACCGACCGGGCCTGGTTCGCCGCACGACCTTCCGGCACCGAGGACAAGTACAAGATCTACGCCGAGTCCTTTGCCGGCGAGGAGCACCTGGCCAAAGTGCAAGACGAGGCGCAGAAGCTGGTCGCCGACGTTCTCGGCTAAACCCCTCGGCCGCAGTCCTCGGCCGAACCCTTCGGCCGAGACGCACGCTGTTCATGCGGTAGGGTTTCAGTCGTGACTACTAGCGTGAACATGGCCGAGCAATCGGCCGAACAGTCGGCCGAGCAGTCGGTCGAGTCCGGCGCCGATCCTGTCGCCCCCTCCAGCACGCGCGACAGGATCTTGGACATCCTGTCTGCGCTGGTGCGTTTCGGGTTGGGTTTGATGTGGGTCTATTCAGGGTCCACCAAACTGGGCAACTTGATGGGCGTGTCCCAAAACATTGCGGCATATGAAATTTTCACTCTCGAATGGTCGCAGTATCTGGCGCAGGTCATCGGGCCGCTCGAGATTGCCGGCGGCTTGATGTTGCTGCTTGGAATCAAGATCCGTGAGTCTGGCTGGGTCTCTATCGGCGTGCTGGTCTTGTTCATCATTGGCCTGTACTCCGCTCATGCGCGAGGTCTCGAGATCGACTGCGGCTGTTTCGACCCAACCGCTTCGCAGGAGCCGTCGAACCTGTTGATGGTGATCGCTCGCGATGTTGTACTCATCGCGGTCACGCTGTTCATGATCTGGCGGCCGTATACTAGGTTCGCTGTTTATCCATAGGCCGCAAATACACATTCAATCGAAAAAAGAGGTACCCCTGTGACCACGAAGGCAACGCGTGTTGACAAGTCGCGCTCCGTCAAAAACCCCAACGACAAGTCGGGAGCATCTTTCGGCCTGATCTTGGCCGCCCTGCTGCTCGTTGTTGTTGTAGTGATCGGCCTCATCTACTGGAATGGCCGAGAAAAGCAGCAGGAAGCGGCCGAAGCCCCAGTCATCGAGGGGCTCGAGATGGAGTACAACAAGGACGAGGGCATCATCAAGCTTTCGTCGAACAAGACCAACGATGATTCCATCCCCACCGCGTTGTTCCAGGACTACAGCTGCTCCTACTGTGGAGAGCTCGCGCGTGCAACTGACGCGGACATGATTCAGAAGGTTCAAGACGGCGAGATCACCGTCGAGATTCGTCCGCTCATTTTCTTGGATCAAGGCGCGGTCAATCACTCCACGCGTGCGCTTGCTGCATCGCTCGCGCTTGTCGACGAAGGAAACCCCAGCCTCTACTCGGCCTTCAACCGAATCATGATGGAACGCCAAGCCGAGATGTACCAGAATTCCAGCGCTGAAACGTTCGCTAATCTAGCCGATCAGCTCGGGGCGTCGAAGGAGACCGTTGATAAGATCCGCGACGACAGTTACGTAGAGGCAGCACAGGACATTGGCGCTAAGAACGCTACGTGGTTGAACGAGAACACCGGCTCGGTGTCGTCGCCACGCGTGTTCATCAACGGTGAGGAATACACCGAGGATCAGAAGAACTGGCTCACCGACGGTCTCGCAAAAGCCCGCGAGAAATAACCCTTCCCTAACCGGCACGCCCCTTGCTGGCGATTTGGGGCGTGCCTAGGGCGGGTGTATATTAAGCAAAGTTGTCGCGAGCACATCTCGTGCGACGCGCAAGTTGATATGGGGCTATGGCGCAGTTGGTAGCGCACCACACTGGCAGTGTGGGGGTCACGGGTTCGAATCCCGTTAGCTCCACTTTTAGGCAAAATCCCGGTCAGAGATGGCCGGGGTTTCATCTTTGGGCTCGGAATCAGCCCGATACCGTACGAAGGCGTGACGAGGCGCCCGTTCGCGTCGTGTGCATCGAACGGGTGTGGCGCGCGGTCGTCGTGCGGCTAGCTGGCGTGTTCCGTCCTCTGGTACCTCCGCGGGCCGAAGAGCAGGGCCATTGCGCCCCGCTGCGCGTTGACATCGTGTTGTACGGGGAAGCCGTGGGGTGAAACCCACACTTTATCGCCGTCGATGTGGGCGGCGGCGCCACGTTTGCTGATATGCGGGTCGTCGTCATTGACGCGGTTGTGGTACGAGCACATGACGGTGAGGTTGGTCAGGTTCGTCGGTCCGCCCCGTTTCCACGGTGTGATGTGGTGGTACTCGCAGTGATCTGCGCTGCGGCGGCACCCAGGGAAGATGCACATCGGACTGGTGGCTCGAAGCAGTGTGCGTTGCTTATCGTTGGCGAAACGTTGCGTGTCGTACAGGTTCACCGCCCCCTCTGTTGGGTGGAAAATCGCGGCTTGAAGGAAGGGATCGTCCGCACCCATGCGCGCGATAAGCGTGTCGAGGTATTCGGCGCCGGTGACGGTGGTGCCGTCGGTAAGCTGAAGCGTGACGTCGTCGCCGTGACCTGCTGCGATTTTGATGTGCTCCTCGAGGGGAACGAGGATCAGCGGCTCCGGAACGGCGGTGCGCACGCCCGCGCCGTCGTCGCCGCGGATGAGGTCGACAAAGGCGTCCGCGAGCTGCGGCCCTGCCGGGGCGTTGGAGTCGATGCTTTCGTTGAGGTGCCGCTCGAGGTCCTCGATGTCCCGCTCGGCTGCGGTGATGGTCACGGAGCGCATGCGTTCGCGGGAGCGACTGAACCTAACACCCGGTTGCGGCGGCTTCTGCTCGCGTGGCACGATCTTCTTCGCTTCGCGCTTGAGCGTCGCGATGGAACCGCCCACCCGCAGTAGCGCGAGACGAAGTCGCCATTGCTCCGACGCATTTTTAATGTGGGTGAGTCTGCGTTCGATCGCGATGAGCCGGTCGAGCGAATGCGACGCTTGGCGCGCGTATTCGCGGGCATCGCGTTGCTTAGCGACGAACTTCGTCGCCCCGAAATACACCTTGTGCAGTTTCTCAAGGTCTGACACGTGGCTGGTGTCTAGAGCGCCGCTGCGAGCGAGCTCCGCGTCGAACGTGGCCACGATGTCGAGCGCGCTGCCCGCCACCGCGGCGTAGTACGCGGCGAAACTTGACGGCGGGCCGGTGCGTGAGCCGGTTGCGTTTGTCATGAAATTCCCCCTGTTTTGTGTGCCGCGTCCGCGGCGCGTTGTGGTTGTGCTTTGCAGCATAAGCGATCGTTTCGCCTGTGAGATTCGCTCTTGCTGCGGCTGTGGATAACTGTGCAAATCGGCCGAAATATCCCGCCCGAAAGTCCCCATCATGCTTAGTCTGACCAGCGCAAATGCTAGTTGGGCGCGATGTTATCCACAGGTTGCGCCGCGCGGCGTGCTCGCCGCGTTGGGTAGCCTAGCCCCATGGACCGGCGTGATCTTCAGTGGCAACAACTGGACACCCCGGTGGGCGTGATTGCGGTGGGTTCGTCGGACACGGGCGTCGCCACAGTGCGTCTCGACGGGCACGTCCCCTCCCACGCCCAGCTGCAGGGTGCCGGGGTCGGTGAGAGGGTGCGTCGTCAATTGCTCGAATATTTCGCCGGCGAGCGGACTGTGTTTGAGGTCCCCCTCGATTGGGGCGATGGCGGCGGGTTCCGGCGTGTGGTGCAAAAGGCGCTGCTGGACATCGCGTACGGCCGAACGGAAAGCTACGGCGAACTCGCGGCGCGCGTGGGCAACGCTGGCGCGGTGCGGGCGGTGGGGACCGCGTGCGCGACAAACCCACTGCCGATCATCGTGCCGTGCCACAGGGTGGTGCGCAGTGACGGGAGCCTGGGCAATTACGCCGGCGGCGTGGAGATGAAGCGGTGGTTGCTCGCGCACGAGGCCCGTGGATGAAGGACCGGTTACGGTGGGGCCCATGGAGACATTTACAAAGACTGGAACCGGCCCGCGCGCAGCAGAAGCCGAGGCGGCTTATCTGCGCTGGCTGCGGGAGGGTTCGAACGCGGTGGTTGAGGTCTATGGCGTCGACGCGGCGGCGAACACGCTCACCATCGAGCGGGTGGCAACGACCCGCCCCACCCGCGACGCCGCGCGCCGGGCAGGGGAGGAGCTAGCGGCGATTCACGCCATGGGCGCGGCTGCGTTTGGAGCCCCAGCGGACGGGTGGGACGGGCCGAACTACATTGGCCGCGCGCAGCAAGAATGCACCCCAACGCAGCGGTGGGCGCAGTTCTACACCGCGCAGCGCGTGCTGCCGTTCGCGCGCAAGGCACACGCGAGGGGAAACCTGGATGACGCGGGTCTAGACACCGTCACCCGGGCCTGTGAGTCGCTCGTGCGCGAGGATGAGGATGCCCCGCTGGCGCGTATTCATGGGGACTTGTGGGCGGGCAATCTCTTGTTTTCGCCGGAGGGGCCGCGGTTCATTGATCCGGCGGCGCATGGCGGGCATCCGTTGACGGACATCGCGATGCTTGAGCTCTTCGGGGCGCCGTTCACCGGCGAGATCGCCGACGCGTACCTCGCCGCCGGGGGAGACTTAGGCCGCGACTGGCAGGCCCGCATCCCCATCCACCAGCTCCACCCGCTGGCTGTTCACGCCTACACCCACGGTGCAAGCTACGCATCGCCGCTTATCGACGCAGCGCAGACAACCCTACGACTCCTCGGGTGACGGTTACTAGCGCCACCAAGTATCGGCGGGGCCCGGAGGCAGGTGGCGTTTGTGCTGTCCTACGGCCCACAGGTGTTCGAGGCGCTGCGCGGCGGCCGGTGGTACGGGTTTGCCCTCGAGGTAGTCGTCGATGTGTGCGTAGGTGATGCCGAGTGCTTCCTCGTCGGGGAGTGCGGGGCGGTCCTCTTCGAGGTCGGCGGTGGGAACTTTCTCGTAGAGTCGGGCGTCAGCGCCTAGGTGGGCGAGCATCGCTGCCCCTTGGCGCTTATTCAGCCCGGCAAGGGGAACAAGGTCTGCGGCGCCGTCGCCGTGCTTGGTGAAGAACCCGGTGACGTTCTCTGCGGCGTGGTCCGTGCCGATGACTAAGAGGCCTAGTTCACCGGCGATGGCGTACTGGGCGATCATGCGCATTCTGGCTTTGACGTTGCCCTTGTTGAAATCCGTCAGCGGGCTGCCGTCGTTTCCCAGCGCGTCCGCGACGGCGTCGCTCAGTGCCGTGGTGGCGGGTTTGATATCAACCGTCACGCGCTGATCCGGAGCGATGAAATCGAGAGCCAGTTGGGCATCATCTTCATCAGCTTGGATTCCGTGGGGGAGGCGGACGGCTACGAAGGTGGGGGAGGGGGAGGGGGAATCGTCGATAAGCGAGCGCTTTTTTATAACAGCGAGCTGAGCGAGCTTGCCGGCGAGCGTTGAGTCTTGGCCTCCGGAAATCCCCAGGACGAATCCGTGGGCGCCGGTGACCGTGAGGTAGTCAACGAGGAAATCGACGCGGCGTTCGATCTCCACCGCTGGATCGATAAAGGGAGCGGTACCCAGTGCGTTTATGATCTCTAGCTGGGTGTTTTCGTGGATGTCTGACATGACAGCCATCGTAATTGTCGGCACTATGTTGGGCATGAATTCACCTCTACACAGCGGCGATGCTGGCCACGGGACCGTCAACAACTACGTGCGGATGGTCGCCGCCATCGCGGCGTTCGGTGGTTTGCTGTTCGGCTACGACACGGGCGTCATGAGCGGAGCCCTGCTGTTCATCACTGACGACTTCGGCATGAGCCCGAGCCAAGAAGGCATGGTGACGGCGATGCTGCTCGTGGGGGCAGCGATCGGTGCGCTTGGGGGTGGTGCTGTCGCCGACAAGCTGGGACGGCGGATGACGCTGATCATCGCGGGCGTGTTCTTCGTGGCATTCTCGCTGTGGTGCGCGTTCGCTGGTTCGCCCGCAATGCTGGGCGCGGCGCGCACCTTCCTCGGCGTGGCGGTGGGTGCGGTGTCGATTGTGGCGCCGATGTACATCTCTGAGATGGTGCCGGCGGCCGTGCGCGGGCGGCTGGTGTCGTTGAATACCTTGATGATTGTCGTCGGCCAGCTGATGGCGTACGTGGTCAACTCGCTGCTGGCGCCGTGGGGCAACTGGCATCTGATGCTGGGGCTTGCTGCGGTGCCGGGCGCCGTGCTGGCCGTGGGGATGTTCTTCCTGCCGGACACCCCGGTGTGGCTCGCGCGTGAGGGACGCGCGGCGGAAGCGCACGCTGTTGCGGCGCGCACGGGCATTGAAACCGACGAGTTGGCCGAAGAAACCGCGAAGGATGCTGCGCTGCGCCAGGCCCAGCGCGGCCAGTGGCGCACGCTGATGGAGACGCGGTGGATGCGATGGACTGTTTTCGTGGCCGCTCTTTTGGGCATCACGCAGCAGGTCACGGGGGTGAACGCGATCGTGTACTTCGCGCCCACGATGATGAACAAGGTGGGGTTGTCCACGTCTAATTCCGTGTACACGGCGATGGTGATCGGTGTCGTGTCCGTCGTCGCGTGCTGGGTTGGTTTGATGCTTGTGGATCGGATCGGGCGAAAGCGTTTGCTGGTCGGCGGGCTGGTCTGCAACGTGGTGTTCTTGTCTTTGCTGGCCGTGGTGTACCGCTCCGCGGAAAACAACTCGGGGCTCGCGCTGGTTGCGTTGGCGTGTATGGCGCTGTTCATCGCTTCGCAGCAGTCTGCGGTCTCTCCGACGACGTGGCTGTTGATCTCGGAGATCGTCCCGCCCCAGATCCGCGGCGTTGGAATGGGCCTGGCTGGCCTAGCACTGTGGACCATGAACTGGGCTGTGGCACAGTTCTTCCTTCCGCTTGTCGACGGCGTCGGCGCCACAGTCACCTTCATGATCTTCGTGGTGTGCGGCATCGCGGCAACGGTGTTTGTGAAGTTCAGCGTGCCTGAGACGATGGGGCGCAGCCTCGATGATGTGGCGGGCGAAATGGAGCGGCGCTTCACGCGCGCTTGAGTAGCGTACCCGCTCTCGCCGCGGGCGAGCAGACGATTTTGGGTCTATCGCGCACGTCAGGTAGGGTAGTAGTCCGTTATGCCCGCGGGATGCCTATGAGGAATGCCCGTGAGGTGAAGTGAAAGCATACAAAGAAAGGAGCGCCCGATGAAGGTCCGTAATTCACTCCGGTCGCTGAAGAACAAGCCGGGCGCCCAGGTTGTGCGTCGCCGCGGTAAGGTCTACGTGATCAACAAGAAGGATCCGCGCTTCAAGGCTCGCCAGGGCTAAGCCAATCGCGCAAGGATTCTGCTGACCCGCGTTCCCCGTTAGGAGGGGGGCGCGGGTTTTGCTTTGGGGCTGCGGCGCGCCCCCCATGCGCGGCCCAGCCGAAGAGTGTGAACTTTGTCACGTTTGCGGCCGCTGTGCCCTAAAGGGCGGGCATAACCGCGAACGAATCTGAGAATCTTCCAAGTTTTCCGCCTGAAATTTCACCGTTGTAACCCGCATCGTGTTTTTGGGGAGGAAACCGTGAACTACATGTAGGTGATTCTAGGTCCCTATCCTGGTAATTTCATCGATGTAACTACTATATGTAGTAGCGGTTGCCAGAATTCGCTACAACGTATAGTGTTTTGCAGTGTTCGCACCGCTTCGGGTGCGGGGCCGAATCAGCGAGTTTCCAAGAAAAGAGCGCAGTTCCATGTCGATCACTCTCTACACCAAGCCAGCGTGTGTTCAGTGCAATGCAACCAAGAAGGCCCTTGACCGTGCAGGCCTGCCCTACACCTTGGTGGACATCTCCATGGATGATTCCGCACGCGACTACGTGATGGCGCTGGGCTACCTGCAGGCACCGGTCGTTGAGGTCGGTGGCGAGCACTGGTCGGGATTCCGCCCGGACCGCATCCGCACCCTTGCAGAAAGCGTCGCCTAGCAGCGCACAAGTAAACGTTAAGCCGTCAGGACACGCTGGCGGCTTCCCTTATGTCCGCAGCACTTAAAGCGCCGGAGGCGGGTGTGGTGAAGGCGCGGCTGGGCACCGATCGTCGATAAGCATGTGCATGGAAGGAGTGCGGCATGTTGATTGTCTACTTCTCCTCCGCAACGGAAAACACCAAGCGGTTCGTGGAGAAGGTGGGGCTTCCAGCCCGCCGGATCCCGTTGCGTCGGGGCGACGCGCCGGTTGACGTGACGGAACCGTACGTGTTGGTGTGTCCGACGTACGGCGGAGGAGTCTCGGTGGCCGCGGAGCAGGACGTAGAGTGGGCGAATACCCACCCAGTGCCCCGGCAAGTCGAGCGCTTTTTAGACGATGAGCACAATCGCGCGAACCTCCGCGGCGTCATCGCCGGCGGAAACTCCAATTTCGGCGCTGACTTCTGTAAGGCCGGCGACGTGATTGCAGCGCGTACGGGCGTGCCTTTTTTGTTCCGTTTTGAGCTGCTGGGCACGGAAGAGGACGTCGCTAAGGTCCGCCGCGGGCTGCTGGATAACGCTGTGGCGCTCGGCCTGAACCCGCTGACGGCCGCAGACAGGGAAAAACTCGAGGCCGCGGAGCACGCTCGCCTCGATGAGGCCGCGCAGCGCCTCGCTCGTCTGCGACGCAAGTACGCTGTCTCGTGACGGTCCATCACCTTCTTCTACCCCTTTTTGATAACGCACCAGTTCCAAGGAGATCTCCACCATGTCGACTACGCCGCCCTCTACGTTGGGAACCCCCGCTGAGACGCACGGTCGCGCTGTAGCTGAACCCGTCGATAAGCATGAGCAGTTCGACTTCCACGCGCTGAACGCGCTGCTGAACCTCTATGACGCGGATGGAAACATCCAGTTTGACAAGGACCGGGAGGCGGCGAACCAGTACTTCCTCCAGCACGTCAACCAGAACACGGTCTACTTCCACGATCTGGAAGAAAAGATGAAGTACTTGGTGGACAACAAGTACTACGAGCCGCACGTCCTTGACGCGTACGACTGGGAGTTCGTGAAAGAGACCTTCAAGCGTGCCTACAGCTTCAAATTCCGGTTCAAGACGTTTCTGGGCGCGTACAAGTACTACACCTCCTACACGCTGAAGACGTTTGATGGCTCGCGCTACCTCGAGCGCTTCGAGGACCGCGTGGCCATGACGTCGCTGTTCCTCGCTGATGGCAATGAGGAAGTCGCTTCGGCGCTTGTCGACGAAATTATGACCGGCCGCTTCCAACCCGCCACACCGACCTTCCTTAACGCGGGCAAGGCGCAGCGCGGTGAACTGGTGTCCTGCTTCCTGTTGCGCATTGAGGACAACATGGAGTCCATTGGCCGCGCGATTAACTCCTCGCTGCAGCTGTCTAAGCGTGGCGGCGGCGTGGCGCTGCTTTTGTCGAACATCCGCGAGTCCGGCGCCCCGATTAAGCGCATTGAGAACCAGTCCTCCGGTGTGATCCCGGTGATGAAGCTGTTGGAGGACTCCTTCTCTTACGCGAACCAGCTGGGCGCGCGGCAGGGCGCAGGTGCTGTGTACCTCAACGCGCACCACCCTGACATTTTGAGCTTCCTTGACACCAA
This genomic window contains:
- the pgm gene encoding phosphoglucomutase (alpha-D-glucose-1,6-bisphosphate-dependent), translated to MAHDRAGQLAQESDLIDIAEVVAAYYTRDIDASNPDQQVAFGTSGHRGSSLDNAFNEQHILATTQAIVDYRRDNNIGGPIYVGRDTHALSEPAMISALEVLVANEVHVLVDDRGRYTPTPAVSHAILSHNASLSGGVTGTDPKRADGIVITPSHNPPRDGGFKYNPPSGGPADTDATDWIAARANDYLANALEGVRRTSISGVLDDKVSRHPFMDNYVADLPNVVDIDAIKASGLKIGADPMGGASVDYWGAIAEAHGLNLTVVNPSVDATWRFMTLDTDGKIRMDCSSPNSMASLVHNRDKYDIATGNDADADRHGIVTPDAGLMNPNHYLAVAIEYLFSHRDGWGAETAVGKTLVSSSMIDRVVESLGRTLVEVPVGFKWFVPGLIDGTIGFGGEESAGASFLRKDGTVWSTDKDGLIMDLLASEITAVTGKTPSQRYRELEEKFGAPLYARTDAEANREQKAILKKLSPEQVTASTLAGDDITAKLTEAPGNGAAIGGLKVTTDRAWFAARPSGTEDKYKIYAESFAGEEHLAKVQDEAQKLVADVLG
- a CDS encoding DoxX family protein gives rise to the protein MTTSVNMAEQSAEQSAEQSVESGADPVAPSSTRDRILDILSALVRFGLGLMWVYSGSTKLGNLMGVSQNIAAYEIFTLEWSQYLAQVIGPLEIAGGLMLLLGIKIRESGWVSIGVLVLFIIGLYSAHARGLEIDCGCFDPTASQEPSNLLMVIARDVVLIAVTLFMIWRPYTRFAVYP
- a CDS encoding DsbA family protein, with amino-acid sequence MTTKATRVDKSRSVKNPNDKSGASFGLILAALLLVVVVVIGLIYWNGREKQQEAAEAPVIEGLEMEYNKDEGIIKLSSNKTNDDSIPTALFQDYSCSYCGELARATDADMIQKVQDGEITVEIRPLIFLDQGAVNHSTRALAASLALVDEGNPSLYSAFNRIMMERQAEMYQNSSAETFANLADQLGASKETVDKIRDDSYVEAAQDIGAKNATWLNENTGSVSSPRVFINGEEYTEDQKNWLTDGLAKAREK
- a CDS encoding HNH endonuclease signature motif containing protein — encoded protein: MTNATGSRTGPPSSFAAYYAAVAGSALDIVATFDAELARSGALDTSHVSDLEKLHKVYFGATKFVAKQRDAREYARQASHSLDRLIAIERRLTHIKNASEQWRLRLALLRVGGSIATLKREAKKIVPREQKPPQPGVRFSRSRERMRSVTITAAERDIEDLERHLNESIDSNAPAGPQLADAFVDLIRGDDGAGVRTAVPEPLILVPLEEHIKIAAGHGDDVTLQLTDGTTVTGAEYLDTLIARMGADDPFLQAAIFHPTEGAVNLYDTQRFANDKQRTLLRATSPMCIFPGCRRSADHCEYHHITPWKRGGPTNLTNLTVMCSYHNRVNDDDPHISKRGAAAHIDGDKVWVSPHGFPVQHDVNAQRGAMALLFGPRRYQRTEHAS
- a CDS encoding methylated-DNA--[protein]-cysteine S-methyltransferase, translating into MDRRDLQWQQLDTPVGVIAVGSSDTGVATVRLDGHVPSHAQLQGAGVGERVRRQLLEYFAGERTVFEVPLDWGDGGGFRRVVQKALLDIAYGRTESYGELAARVGNAGAVRAVGTACATNPLPIIVPCHRVVRSDGSLGNYAGGVEMKRWLLAHEARG
- a CDS encoding fructosamine kinase family protein; translation: METFTKTGTGPRAAEAEAAYLRWLREGSNAVVEVYGVDAAANTLTIERVATTRPTRDAARRAGEELAAIHAMGAAAFGAPADGWDGPNYIGRAQQECTPTQRWAQFYTAQRVLPFARKAHARGNLDDAGLDTVTRACESLVREDEDAPLARIHGDLWAGNLLFSPEGPRFIDPAAHGGHPLTDIAMLELFGAPFTGEIADAYLAAGGDLGRDWQARIPIHQLHPLAVHAYTHGASYASPLIDAAQTTLRLLG
- the nadE gene encoding ammonia-dependent NAD(+) synthetase → MAVMSDIHENTQLEIINALGTAPFIDPAVEIERRVDFLVDYLTVTGAHGFVLGISGGQDSTLAGKLAQLAVIKKRSLIDDSPSPSPTFVAVRLPHGIQADEDDAQLALDFIAPDQRVTVDIKPATTALSDAVADALGNDGSPLTDFNKGNVKARMRMIAQYAIAGELGLLVIGTDHAAENVTGFFTKHGDGAADLVPLAGLNKRQGAAMLAHLGADARLYEKVPTADLEEDRPALPDEEALGITYAHIDDYLEGKPVPPAAAQRLEHLWAVGQHKRHLPPGPADTWWR
- a CDS encoding sugar porter family MFS transporter, with translation MNSPLHSGDAGHGTVNNYVRMVAAIAAFGGLLFGYDTGVMSGALLFITDDFGMSPSQEGMVTAMLLVGAAIGALGGGAVADKLGRRMTLIIAGVFFVAFSLWCAFAGSPAMLGAARTFLGVAVGAVSIVAPMYISEMVPAAVRGRLVSLNTLMIVVGQLMAYVVNSLLAPWGNWHLMLGLAAVPGAVLAVGMFFLPDTPVWLAREGRAAEAHAVAARTGIETDELAEETAKDAALRQAQRGQWRTLMETRWMRWTVFVAALLGITQQVTGVNAIVYFAPTMMNKVGLSTSNSVYTAMVIGVVSVVACWVGLMLVDRIGRKRLLVGGLVCNVVFLSLLAVVYRSAENNSGLALVALACMALFIASQQSAVSPTTWLLISEIVPPQIRGVGMGLAGLALWTMNWAVAQFFLPLVDGVGATVTFMIFVVCGIAATVFVKFSVPETMGRSLDDVAGEMERRFTRA
- the ykgO gene encoding type B 50S ribosomal protein L36; its protein translation is MKVRNSLRSLKNKPGAQVVRRRGKVYVINKKDPRFKARQG
- the nrdH gene encoding glutaredoxin-like protein NrdH, whose translation is MSITLYTKPACVQCNATKKALDRAGLPYTLVDISMDDSARDYVMALGYLQAPVVEVGGEHWSGFRPDRIRTLAESVA